The following proteins come from a genomic window of Streptomyces sp. NBC_01716:
- a CDS encoding glycoside hydrolase family 2 TIM barrel-domain containing protein: MPSSYVEDPAPGHGSSAPRSAFRSDAPALSLGGSWRFLLSPAVDAAPDGIERDDFDDGGWGDLQVPGHWQLAGHGAPAYTNVRYPFPVDPPHVPTENPTGDHRLAFDLPDDWPDEPAVLRFDGIDSCGRVWLNGIELGVTKGSRLPTEFDVGPLLRRRGNLLAVRVHQWSAGSYLEDQDMWWLSGIFRDVTLLARPAGGVRDFTLDAGYDHLTGRGTLRVDADSGVRVSVPELGIAGLPAGEPAEVAGVEPWSAEEPRLYEGEVHTGTERVPVRIGFRTVAVEDGQLTVNGRRIVFRGVNRHEFHPESGRVVPREFAVADIELMKRHNVNAVRTSHYPPDSAFLDLCDTYGLWVVDESDLETHGFSELDWQGNPSDDPQWTDAYLDRMRRMVERDKNHPSVVMWSLGNEAGTGRNLAAAAEWTHRRDPTRPVHYEGDTDCSYTDVYSRMYATHEEVDRIGQGIEGHERVRERPFVLCEFGHAMGNGPGGLLEYRDLFERHPRCQGGFVWEWLDHGIAQRDTEGRAYFAYGGDFGEPLHDGNFVIDGLLHPDRTPSPALAEFAKVFEPVRITAVDGVPRVTNHYDILSTAHLDFAWVLEEEGTEVAHGALTVPPVAAGAGADLSLPELPATGGESWLTVRAALAADTSWARAGHVVAWGQIPVAPRPVSTAPAAGTAPEVTDTELRLGPGVFDPVTGRLTALGGLPVEGPQLDLWRAPTDNDRGSDDPEEARWRAAGLHRLRHRVVAVEPLGDALLVRTRVAPPGLGFGMRADYRWSADGQRLRLDLDVEPEGTWPCTLPRLGLRMALPAALGAAEWFGRGPGEAYADSRQAARIGRFTSTVDALQTPYVFPQENGNRLDLRWLRLTADDGTGLRVEGDQSFAFTARRWTSEQLDAAAHTTDLEPGDTIVLNLDLAQHGLGSASCGPGVLPEYRLRPERASLTLTFTPQTATQAGTSAAEETPSR; encoded by the coding sequence TTGCCCTCCTCGTACGTCGAAGACCCGGCCCCCGGCCACGGCTCGTCGGCACCCCGGTCCGCCTTCCGCTCCGACGCGCCCGCGCTCAGCCTGGGCGGCAGTTGGCGGTTCCTGCTCTCACCGGCGGTCGACGCGGCGCCGGACGGCATCGAACGGGACGACTTCGACGACGGTGGCTGGGGGGACCTCCAGGTCCCCGGCCACTGGCAGTTGGCCGGCCACGGCGCCCCCGCCTACACCAACGTCCGCTACCCCTTCCCCGTAGACCCGCCCCATGTGCCCACCGAGAACCCGACGGGCGACCACCGGCTGGCCTTCGACCTGCCCGACGACTGGCCGGACGAGCCCGCCGTGCTGCGCTTCGACGGCATCGACTCCTGCGGGCGCGTCTGGCTCAACGGCATCGAACTGGGCGTGACCAAGGGCAGCAGGCTGCCGACGGAGTTCGACGTCGGCCCACTGCTGCGACGGCGCGGCAATCTCCTCGCCGTCCGTGTCCACCAGTGGTCGGCGGGCAGCTACCTGGAGGACCAGGACATGTGGTGGCTGTCCGGCATCTTCCGCGACGTCACCCTGCTCGCCCGGCCGGCGGGCGGGGTACGGGACTTCACGCTCGACGCCGGATACGACCACCTCACCGGACGAGGCACGCTCCGGGTCGACGCCGACAGCGGCGTACGCGTCAGCGTTCCCGAACTCGGCATCGCCGGGCTGCCCGCGGGTGAGCCGGCCGAGGTCGCCGGCGTGGAGCCGTGGAGCGCCGAGGAGCCACGGCTGTACGAGGGCGAGGTCCACACCGGCACCGAGCGCGTACCGGTACGTATCGGCTTCCGTACCGTCGCCGTCGAGGACGGCCAACTCACGGTGAACGGCCGCCGGATCGTCTTCCGGGGCGTCAACCGCCATGAATTCCACCCGGAGTCGGGACGCGTCGTGCCCCGCGAGTTCGCCGTCGCCGACATCGAGCTGATGAAACGGCACAACGTCAACGCCGTCCGCACCAGCCACTATCCGCCCGACTCCGCGTTCCTGGACCTCTGCGACACCTACGGCCTCTGGGTCGTCGACGAGAGCGACCTGGAGACGCACGGCTTCTCCGAACTCGACTGGCAGGGCAATCCCAGCGACGACCCCCAATGGACGGACGCGTATCTGGACCGTATGCGCCGCATGGTCGAGCGGGACAAGAACCACCCCTCGGTCGTCATGTGGTCACTCGGCAACGAGGCCGGCACCGGCCGTAACCTCGCCGCCGCCGCCGAGTGGACCCACCGGCGCGACCCCACCCGCCCCGTGCACTACGAGGGCGACACCGACTGCTCCTACACCGATGTGTACAGCAGGATGTACGCCACCCACGAGGAGGTGGACCGTATCGGGCAGGGCATCGAAGGGCATGAACGCGTCCGCGAACGGCCCTTCGTCCTCTGCGAGTTCGGCCACGCGATGGGCAACGGGCCGGGCGGTCTGCTGGAGTACCGCGACCTGTTCGAACGCCATCCGCGCTGCCAGGGCGGCTTCGTGTGGGAGTGGCTCGACCACGGCATCGCGCAACGCGACACCGAAGGGCGCGCCTACTTCGCGTACGGCGGCGACTTCGGCGAGCCCCTCCACGACGGCAACTTCGTCATCGACGGACTTCTCCACCCCGACCGCACACCGTCACCCGCTCTCGCGGAGTTCGCGAAGGTCTTCGAACCGGTGCGGATCACGGCCGTCGACGGCGTACCGCGCGTCACCAACCACTACGACATCCTCTCGACGGCGCATCTCGACTTCGCCTGGGTCCTGGAGGAGGAGGGAACCGAGGTCGCGCACGGCGCGCTCACCGTGCCGCCGGTCGCGGCGGGCGCCGGCGCCGACCTGTCTCTGCCCGAACTCCCCGCCACCGGCGGGGAGAGCTGGCTCACCGTACGGGCCGCGCTCGCCGCCGACACCTCATGGGCGCGGGCAGGCCACGTGGTGGCCTGGGGGCAGATACCCGTCGCACCGAGGCCGGTGTCCACCGCCCCCGCCGCCGGTACGGCTCCGGAGGTGACGGACACCGAACTGCGCCTGGGACCCGGCGTGTTCGACCCGGTGACCGGGCGATTGACCGCACTCGGCGGCCTGCCCGTCGAAGGCCCGCAGCTCGACCTGTGGCGGGCGCCCACCGACAACGACCGCGGCTCCGACGACCCCGAGGAAGCCCGGTGGCGGGCCGCCGGCCTGCACCGGTTGCGGCACCGCGTCGTGGCCGTCGAACCGCTCGGCGACGCCCTCCTCGTACGCACCCGCGTCGCCCCGCCGGGTCTCGGCTTCGGCATGCGGGCCGACTACCGCTGGAGCGCCGACGGACAGCGCCTGCGACTGGACCTGGACGTCGAGCCTGAGGGCACCTGGCCGTGCACCCTGCCCAGGCTCGGTCTGCGCATGGCCCTGCCCGCCGCCCTCGGCGCCGCCGAGTGGTTCGGGCGCGGACCGGGGGAGGCGTACGCCGACAGCCGGCAGGCAGCCAGGATCGGCCGCTTCACCAGCACCGTCGACGCCCTTCAGACGCCGTATGTCTTCCCCCAGGAGAACGGGAACCGCCTCGACCTGCGATGGCTGCGGCTGACGGCCGACGACGGCACGGGCCTGCGCGTCGAAGGGGACCAGTCCTTCGCCTTCACCGCCCGCCGCTGGACATCGGAGCAACTCGACGCCGCGGCCCACACCACCGACCTCGAACCGGGCGACACGATCGTGCTCAACCTCGACCTCGCGCAGCACGGACTCGGGTCCGCGTCCTGCGGCCCCGGTGTTCTGCCGGAGTACCGGCTCCGGCCGGAGCGCGCCTCCCTGACGCTCACCTTCACCCCACAGACCGCGACCCAGGCGGGTACTTCAGCCGCAGAGGAGACACCGTCCCGATGA